A single window of Rhodamnia argentea isolate NSW1041297 chromosome 5, ASM2092103v1, whole genome shotgun sequence DNA harbors:
- the LOC115743700 gene encoding protein DA1-related 2 isoform X1: MAPPSSSSVNRLSQPCIYGDFVSSYAERKSRFMKWLGKLFKSGSGRGGASRNPQYLGDENMVWHAPARSVDDHSRDDKEKEDLDTAIALSLAEDLKQQNGRRWRTDNDGNIPRELDDSLNVPSYPPHPPTQYYPRRGYRVCGGCNREIGYGNYLGCMGTFFHPECFCCRACGYPITEYEFSLSGRDPYHQSCFKELTHPKCEVCNQFIPANGAGLIEYRCHPFWSQKYCPSHEHDNTARCCSCERLESWNATYISLGDGRSLCLECMESAITDTGDCQPLYHAIRDYYEGMNMKLDQQIPMLLVERQALNEAFVGEKNGHHHMPETRGLCLSEEQTVSSIYRRPMIGGHRLVGMRTQPHKLTRKCEVTAILVLYGLPRLLTGAILAHELMHGWLRLKGYRNLNPEVEEGICQVLSYMWLESEVMPGSRSAPSTSAASSSSTSSKKGGKSEVEKKLGEFFIYQIANDASPAYGGGFRAAYAAVNKYSLRRTLDHIKLTGLFPS, from the exons ATggctcctccttcttcttcgagCGTCAACCGTCTCTCTCAGCCTTGTATTTACG GGGACTTTGTGTCTTCGTACGCAGAGAGAAAATCGCGTTTTATGAAATGGCTGGGGAAACTCTTTAAGAGTGGATCTGGGCGAGGAGGGGCTAGTCGTAATCCACAGTATCTAGGCGACGAAAACATGGTTTGGCACGCACCTGCTAGATCAGTG GATGATCACTCTAGAGATGACAAGGAAAAAGAGGACCTTGACACGGCAATTGCACTTTCTTTGGCTGAAGATCTGAAGCAGCAAAATG GGCGTAGATGGCGGACAGACAACGATGGAAACATTCCTAGGGAGCTTGATGATAGTCTAAATGTACCTTCATACCCTCCTCACCCACCTACGCAATATTATCCAAGAAGAGGATATAG AGTATGTGGTGGCTGCAACCGTGAAATAGGCTATGGCAACTATTTGGGATGTATGGGAACTTTCTTCCATCCAGAATGCTTTTGCTGTCGTGCTTGCGGGTACCCCATTACAGAATATGAG TTTTCATTGTCAGGAAGGGATCCTTATCACCAGTCTTGCTTCAAGGAGTTGACACATCCAAAATGTGAAGTTTGCAATCAATTT ATCCCAGCAAATGGAGCTGGTTTGATTGAGTATAGATGCCATCCTTTCTGGTCCCAGAAGTACTGTCCGTCGCACGAGCATGACAACACAGCCCGATGTTGTAGTTGCGAGCGTTTGGAG TCATGGAATGCAACATACATATCTTTGGGAGATGGACGGAGTTTATGCCTGGAGTGCATGGAATCTGCTATCACGGATACTGGAGACTGTCAACCCCTTTATCATGCGATCAGAGACTACTATGAAGGAATGAACATGAAATTGGATCAGCAAATTCCAATGCTTCTGGTTGAAAGACAAGCACTTAATGAggcttttgttggagaaaaaaat GGCCACCATCACATGCCTGAGACAAGAGGTTTATGTCTTTCTGAGGAGCAAACTGTGTCCAGT ATTTACAGAAGGCCCATGATTGGAGGCCACAGGCTTGTTGGAATGAGAACTCAACCCcacaaattgacaaggaaatGCGAAGTTACAGCCATTCTTGTTCTTTATGGTCTACCAAG GTTGCTAACTGGTGCCATTCTTGCTCATGAGTTGATGCACGGATGGTTACGCCTTAAAG GTTACCGTAATCTGAATCCTGAGGTAGAAGAAGGCATATGTCAAGTTTTATCGTACATGTGGCTTGAATCAGAAGTCATGCCTGGATCCAGAAGCGCGCCATCTACATCAGCAGCTTCCTCGTCTTCTACATCCTCCAAGAAAGGTGGGAAGTCTGAGGTTGAAAAGAAACTCGGTGAGTTTTTCATATATCAAATCGCCAATGACGCTTCCCCGGCCTATGGAGGAGGTTTCAGGGCTGCCTATGCAGCAGTCAATAAGTACAGTCTGCGACGTACTCTGGACCACATTAAATTGACCGGTCTTTTTCCTTCCTGA
- the LOC115743703 gene encoding uncharacterized protein LOC115743703 — protein MANRCQVRHGQNKLLKSITSVLIMLFRHLISLLTYTHVGIQEAQPHHGATRRHLNFDVEIPCHSYIPGSHDSYASHNHAGYSWGVPPPSLSNLGHSLLSNGGPQESSSWQQIINASNMPLQYPCDQEKLIQMPEYWKSSFVFSSPTGEVSDLVVYGQNGDGAIYNQKSLSGENGSTSQDQERIAEPNSVTPRRGSKRKAEAIKNGSCKRCNCRRSKCLKLSPVVFPGRKIEDALPCWKDNVETFMLADTVNALRQEYTVSTLVRAKIATTAMTLRTRFLKHGSRLNPAILLHSLERLFRMATTLFWIKRKAVGARRPHHL, from the exons ATGGCGAACCGCTGTCAGGTTCGACATGGGCAGAACAAACTACTGAAGAGCATCACTTCGGTCCTCATAATGTTGTTCAGGCATTTAATATCTCTCCTGACGTATACCCATGTCGGCATC CAGGAAGCGCAACCACACCACGGTGCTACTCGCCGGCATCTCAACTTCGATGTTGAAATTCCCTGCCACAGTTACATTCCTGGGAGCCATGATTCCTACGCAAGCCACAATCATGCCGGGTATAGTTGGGGAGTACCTCCTCCTAGCCTCTCGAACTTGGGCCATTCGCTTTTGAGCAATGGCGGACCGCAAGAATCCAGCAGTTGGCAACAAATCATCA ATGCAAGCAACATGCCACTCCAGTACCCATGTGATCAGGAGAAGCTGATTCAGATGCCAGAGTACTGGAAAAGTAGCTTTGTTTTCAGCAGTCCAACCGGGGAAGTCTCCGATCTTGTTGTCTATGGTCAAAATGGAGATGGAGCGATTTACAATCAGAAAAGTTTGAGCGGCGAAAACGGTTCTACATCACAAGATCAAGAGAGGATTGCAGAACCAAACTCGGTCACTCCTAGAAGGGGGAGCAA GAGGAAAGCAGAAGCCATAAAGAATGGCAGCTGCAAACGATGCAATTGCAGGAGATCCAAATGCTTGAAACT TTCTCCGGTCGTTTTTCCTGGCCGAAAGATAGAGGACGCGTTGCCTTGTTGGAAAGATAATGTTGAAACTTTCATGTTGGCAGATACTGTGAATGCTTTGCGGCAGGAGTATACTGTATCGACTCTTGTACGTGCGAAGATTGCTACAACAGCTATGACTTTGAGGACACGGTTCTTGAAACACGGAAGCAGATTGAATCCCGCAATCCTCTTGCATTCGCTCGAAAGGTTGTTCAGAATGGCAACAACTCTCTTCTGGATAAAGCG GAAGGCGGTGGGAGCGAGGCGTCCCCATCATCTGTGA
- the LOC115743700 gene encoding protein DA1-related 2 isoform X2 yields the protein MAPPSSSSVNRLSQPCIYERKSRFMKWLGKLFKSGSGRGGASRNPQYLGDENMVWHAPARSVDDHSRDDKEKEDLDTAIALSLAEDLKQQNGRRWRTDNDGNIPRELDDSLNVPSYPPHPPTQYYPRRGYRVCGGCNREIGYGNYLGCMGTFFHPECFCCRACGYPITEYEFSLSGRDPYHQSCFKELTHPKCEVCNQFIPANGAGLIEYRCHPFWSQKYCPSHEHDNTARCCSCERLESWNATYISLGDGRSLCLECMESAITDTGDCQPLYHAIRDYYEGMNMKLDQQIPMLLVERQALNEAFVGEKNGHHHMPETRGLCLSEEQTVSSIYRRPMIGGHRLVGMRTQPHKLTRKCEVTAILVLYGLPRLLTGAILAHELMHGWLRLKGYRNLNPEVEEGICQVLSYMWLESEVMPGSRSAPSTSAASSSSTSSKKGGKSEVEKKLGEFFIYQIANDASPAYGGGFRAAYAAVNKYSLRRTLDHIKLTGLFPS from the exons ATggctcctccttcttcttcgagCGTCAACCGTCTCTCTCAGCCTTGTATTTACG AGAGAAAATCGCGTTTTATGAAATGGCTGGGGAAACTCTTTAAGAGTGGATCTGGGCGAGGAGGGGCTAGTCGTAATCCACAGTATCTAGGCGACGAAAACATGGTTTGGCACGCACCTGCTAGATCAGTG GATGATCACTCTAGAGATGACAAGGAAAAAGAGGACCTTGACACGGCAATTGCACTTTCTTTGGCTGAAGATCTGAAGCAGCAAAATG GGCGTAGATGGCGGACAGACAACGATGGAAACATTCCTAGGGAGCTTGATGATAGTCTAAATGTACCTTCATACCCTCCTCACCCACCTACGCAATATTATCCAAGAAGAGGATATAG AGTATGTGGTGGCTGCAACCGTGAAATAGGCTATGGCAACTATTTGGGATGTATGGGAACTTTCTTCCATCCAGAATGCTTTTGCTGTCGTGCTTGCGGGTACCCCATTACAGAATATGAG TTTTCATTGTCAGGAAGGGATCCTTATCACCAGTCTTGCTTCAAGGAGTTGACACATCCAAAATGTGAAGTTTGCAATCAATTT ATCCCAGCAAATGGAGCTGGTTTGATTGAGTATAGATGCCATCCTTTCTGGTCCCAGAAGTACTGTCCGTCGCACGAGCATGACAACACAGCCCGATGTTGTAGTTGCGAGCGTTTGGAG TCATGGAATGCAACATACATATCTTTGGGAGATGGACGGAGTTTATGCCTGGAGTGCATGGAATCTGCTATCACGGATACTGGAGACTGTCAACCCCTTTATCATGCGATCAGAGACTACTATGAAGGAATGAACATGAAATTGGATCAGCAAATTCCAATGCTTCTGGTTGAAAGACAAGCACTTAATGAggcttttgttggagaaaaaaat GGCCACCATCACATGCCTGAGACAAGAGGTTTATGTCTTTCTGAGGAGCAAACTGTGTCCAGT ATTTACAGAAGGCCCATGATTGGAGGCCACAGGCTTGTTGGAATGAGAACTCAACCCcacaaattgacaaggaaatGCGAAGTTACAGCCATTCTTGTTCTTTATGGTCTACCAAG GTTGCTAACTGGTGCCATTCTTGCTCATGAGTTGATGCACGGATGGTTACGCCTTAAAG GTTACCGTAATCTGAATCCTGAGGTAGAAGAAGGCATATGTCAAGTTTTATCGTACATGTGGCTTGAATCAGAAGTCATGCCTGGATCCAGAAGCGCGCCATCTACATCAGCAGCTTCCTCGTCTTCTACATCCTCCAAGAAAGGTGGGAAGTCTGAGGTTGAAAAGAAACTCGGTGAGTTTTTCATATATCAAATCGCCAATGACGCTTCCCCGGCCTATGGAGGAGGTTTCAGGGCTGCCTATGCAGCAGTCAATAAGTACAGTCTGCGACGTACTCTGGACCACATTAAATTGACCGGTCTTTTTCCTTCCTGA